A DNA window from Arachis hypogaea cultivar Tifrunner chromosome 18, arahy.Tifrunner.gnm2.J5K5, whole genome shotgun sequence contains the following coding sequences:
- the LOC112770795 gene encoding uncharacterized protein: MAEQDHPPFPETFLYETLSPISFSAAADDDDNNNNESYSVFRNEISLSEIPSTIPGSATIDFFSLDVAEETCDRDSLPPPIVVAEEPKTPALAPEPKLESSWFRGNCKFRSPMLQLHKEIVDFCEFLSPTSEEKAARDTAIESVFDVIKHIWPHCQVEVFGSYRTGLYLPTSDIDVVILKSGLPNPQLGLNALSRALSQRSMAKKIQVIGKARVPIIKFVEKKSGLAFDVSFDLDNGPKAAEYIQEAVARWPPLRPLCLILKVFLQQRELNEVYSGGIGSYALLAMLMAMLRNLRETQASAEHNLGVLLVHFFDFYGRKLNTTDVGVACNGAGIFFSKSSKGFLNKGRPFLIGIEDPQAPENDIGKNSFNYFQIRSAFSMAYTTLTNTKTIMNLGPSRSILGTIIRPDSVLLERKGGFNGDVTFDSLLPGAGEPLEEQYGEQDMLYNWQFDYEEEPLPRGNDDGAEPSTRSSTRKRKSSSKEKSSKKVKENGEYKKVRNEESGSRKENGDLKKHRRKQW; the protein is encoded by the exons ATGGCGGAGCAGGACCACCCTCCGTTCCCCGAAACTTTCCTCTATGAAACCCTTAGTCCCATCTCTTTCTCGGCCGCCGCCGACGACgacgacaacaacaacaacgagtCCTACTCTGTCTTCCGCAATGAGATATCCCTCTCTGAAATTCCATCCACCATTCCAGGTTCCGCTACTATCGATTTCTTCTCTCTCGACGTCGCCGAAGAGACCTGCGATCGGGACTCTCTCCCGCCGCCGATCGTCGTGGCGGAGGAGCCCAAGACGCCAGCACTCGCACCCGAGCCGAAGCTCGAGAGCAGTTGGTTTCGCGGAAACTGCAAGTTCAGGAGCCCCATGCTTCAACTGCATAAAG AGATAGTTGATTTTTGTGAGTTTTTGTCTCCAACATCTGAAGAGAAAGCTGCACGGGACACGGCAATAGAATCTGTGTTCGATGTTATAAAGCATATATGGCCCCATTGCCAG GTAGAAGTCTTTGGATCTTATAGGACTGGGCTGTATCTTCCGACTAGTGATATTGAT GTTGTGATTTTGAAGTCAGGCTTGCCAAATCCACAGCTTGGCTTGAATGCACTTTCTAGAGCATTGTCACAAAGGAGCATGGCTAAAAAGATACAG GTGATTGGAAAGGCTCGTGTACCAATTATTAAATTTGTTGAAAAGAAAAGTGGGCTTGCATTTGATGTAAG TTTTGACCTTGACAATGGACCCAAAGCTGCCGAGTATATTCAG GAGGCAGTGGCTAGGTGGCCCCCACTTCGGCCATTATGTTTGATCTTGAAAGTGTTTTTGCAACAGAGAGAGCTAAATGAG GTATATTCTGGTGGTATTGGTTCTTATGCCCTCCTTGCCATGCTGATGGCAATGCTGCGG AATCTACGCGAGACTCAAGCTTCTGCCGAGCACAATTTAGGGGTCCTTTTG GTGCATTTTTTCGATTTCTATGGACGCAAGTTGAACACTACAGATGTTGGTGTGGCTTGTAATGGGGCAGGAATCTTTTTTTCGAAGAGTAGTAAGGG GTTCTTAAACAAAGGACGGCCGTTTCTTATTGGCATTGAGGATCCACAG GCACCGGAGAACGACATTGGAAAGAACTCCTTCAATTATTTCCAG ATTAGATCCGCATTTTCAATGGCTTACACAACTTTGACAAACACCAAGACCATCATGAACCTGGGGCCCAGCAGGAGCATTCTTGGTACTATAATTAGACCGGACTCCGTGTTGCTGGAGCGCAAAGGAGGGTTTAATGGGGATGTGACTTTCGATAGCTTGCTTCCTGGTGCCGGTGAGCCTTTGGAGGAACAATATGGAGAGCAAGATATGTTATACAATTGGCAGTTCGATTATGAAGAAGAACCGCTGCCACGGGGCAATGATGATGGTGCAGAGCCTAGCACCCGCTCTTCAACAAGGAAGAGGAAATCGTCATCTAAGGAGAAATCAAGTAAGAAGGTCAAGGAAAACGGAGAGTATAAAAAGGTCAGGAATGAGGAGAGTGGCTCGAGGAAAGAGAATGGTGATCTAAAGAAGCATAGGAGAAAACAATGGTGA